GACATCGCGTGGATGCGCGTGGGCGCGGACGGAAGGCTCTGGGCGATCAACCCCGAGGCGGGCTACTTCGGCGTCGCGCCGGGCACGAGCCCGAAGTCGAACCCGACCGCCATGCGGCTCATCTCGCGTGACACGATCTTCACGAACGTCGCGATGACGAAGGACGGGGACGTCTGGTGGGAAGGGCTCACCGACGAGCCGCCCCCCGATCTCATCGACTGGCAGGGACGTCCCTACGATCCCAAGGGCGGGGAGAAGGCGGCGCATCCCAACAGCCGTTTCACCGCGCCCGCCGCCAACAACCCCTCGCTCTCGCGCCACATCAACGATCCCGAGGGAGTCCCGATCTCCGCCATCATCTTCGGCGGCCGCCGCGCCACCACCGTGCCGCTCGTGCTCCAGTCCTTCAACTGGGTCCACGGCGTCTACCTGGGCGCGACGATGGGATCGGAGACGACCGCGGCCGCCGCCGGACAGGTCGGCGTGGTGCGCCGCGACCCCATGGCGATGCTCCCCTTCTGCGGCTACAACATGGGCGACTACTTCGAGCACTGGCTCGAGATGCGCGCCCGGATCCCCCACCCGCCCAAGATCTTCATGGTGAACTGGTTCCGCCGCGGCGCGGACGGCCGGTTCCTGTGGCCGGGCTACGGCGAGAACATGCGGGTGCTCCGGTGGATCGTCGATCGCGCGCTCGGCCGCGTGGGCGGGAGCGAGACGCCGGTCGGCTGGGTTCCGCGCGAGGGGGACCTCGATCTCTCCGGCATGAACATCGACAGCGACGATTTCCGCGAAGCCACCGCCGTGAGCGTGAACGAGTGGAAGGAAGAGATCCGGATGCAAGGCGAGTTCTTCCGCACACTTAAGCCCTACATGCCGAAGGCGCTCGAGCTCCAGCGCGAGCTGCTCGAAGCCGCGCTCGAGTACGGAGCACCGCCGACGAATGGATCCGATACGGCGGCCTGAGCTGTAGATCTGCAGCTGGGACGGGTCGTTGCAGCTGGAAGCGAACCCGGGAGGTTCCATGGCGCTCTGCGCTCCCGCACGCCCGTGTTTCCCCGTTTCCCTCGCCCTCTCCCTGCTGTGCCTGACGGTTGCCGCCGCTCCCGCCACCGTCACGAAGAGAGCTGGCCCGCTTCGGTCCCCGGTGATCATCGACAACGACGACCGGATGGACGTGAACAACCTCGACATGTTCGTCACGAATCACGGCTCGATCGCCTTCGACTGGCTCACCGCAAATCCGGGGCTCATCTACCCGAGAGGGACGACCGGCACCGTCGTGTTCGCGGCGGGGCTCTGGGTAGGCGCGAAGGTGAACGGCAGCACGCGCGTCGCCGTCAGCGAGTACGCCTACGAGTTCGGCCCGGGACCCATGGCCGGAGGCACCTACCTGCCCGACCAACCTTCCTACCGCAATTTCCGGATCGAGCGCGGAGGAGCCGGTTACGACGAGTACCTGCAGGAAGCGGTGCCGCAGGGCGCTCCCATGGACGTGAACGGAAACCCCCTCTTACTGGGCGACGCGCTGAACTGGAGCGTCTTCAACGACGCGAATCCCGATGGACATATGGTCGCGGGCACCGATCCCCTGGGCGTGGAGGTCCAGCAGTCGGTCTTCGCGTTCAATCGGGCCGGACCACTGGGCAGCGTCATCTTCGTGAAGTGGAGGCTCGCGAATCGGGGAGCCAATCTGCTCCAGGAGGCGTATGTGGGGACTTGGGTCGATCCGGACGTGGGAGAGTACACGGACGACCTCGTGGGGTGTGATACGACGCGTGCGCTTGGATATGCCTACAACTCCACGAACCAGGATGCCATCTACGGCTCGACTCCCCCGGCGGTCGGGTTCCACCTTCTTCAGGGCCCCGTCGCCCAGGGCGATACCCTGGGGATGACGGCGTTCCTGAAACACACCAACGGAACGGATCCAACGAGCGCCGAGGAGATGTATCAGAACATGGCGGGCCGAAACGCGGACGGCTCACCCTTCCATGTCTGCAACGATCCGTTGCAGCCCGTCACCACGTTCCAGATGTCCGGCCTGGATCCCGGCAGCGCCTCCCTCTGCCCCGGCAACTGGCTGGACACCAGCCCTGCTGACCGCCGCTTCCTCCTTTCCTCGGGCCCATTCACGATGGCACCCGGTGACACGCAGGTCGTGCTCTTCGCGATCGAGGTGGGCCGCGGCAACGACCGGATCGCGTCCATCGAGGATCTGAAGCAGGTCGCGTCCGCAGTGAGCGCGGTGATCGGGCTCATCTTGGACCCGACCACGGCGGTCCAAGCGTCGCTGGTCGAGTCGCATGTCGACGCGGCGACGGTGCGGCTCGTGTGGCGTGTCTCCGAGCCTGCAGGCACCGTCGTCGCGGTGGAGCGACGCACGGTGGCCACGGACTGGCACCCGATCGCCGAGATCACCCTGCTCTCCGACCGGATTCTCCGCATCGAAGACACGCAGGTGACGCCGGGAGCGCGTTACGCGTATCGACTCGCCA
This region of Candidatus Eisenbacteria bacterium genomic DNA includes:
- a CDS encoding phosphoenolpyruvate carboxykinase domain-containing protein produces the protein DIAWMRVGADGRLWAINPEAGYFGVAPGTSPKSNPTAMRLISRDTIFTNVAMTKDGDVWWEGLTDEPPPDLIDWQGRPYDPKGGEKAAHPNSRFTAPAANNPSLSRHINDPEGVPISAIIFGGRRATTVPLVLQSFNWVHGVYLGATMGSETTAAAAGQVGVVRRDPMAMLPFCGYNMGDYFEHWLEMRARIPHPPKIFMVNWFRRGADGRFLWPGYGENMRVLRWIVDRALGRVGGSETPVGWVPREGDLDLSGMNIDSDDFREATAVSVNEWKEEIRMQGEFFRTLKPYMPKALELQRELLEAALEYGAPPTNGSDTAA
- a CDS encoding FlgD immunoglobulin-like domain containing protein, which gives rise to MALCAPARPCFPVSLALSLLCLTVAAAPATVTKRAGPLRSPVIIDNDDRMDVNNLDMFVTNHGSIAFDWLTANPGLIYPRGTTGTVVFAAGLWVGAKVNGSTRVAVSEYAYEFGPGPMAGGTYLPDQPSYRNFRIERGGAGYDEYLQEAVPQGAPMDVNGNPLLLGDALNWSVFNDANPDGHMVAGTDPLGVEVQQSVFAFNRAGPLGSVIFVKWRLANRGANLLQEAYVGTWVDPDVGEYTDDLVGCDTTRALGYAYNSTNQDAIYGSTPPAVGFHLLQGPVAQGDTLGMTAFLKHTNGTDPTSAEEMYQNMAGRNADGSPFHVCNDPLQPVTTFQMSGLDPGSASLCPGNWLDTSPADRRFLLSSGPFTMAPGDTQVVLFAIEVGRGNDRIASIEDLKQVASAVSAVIGLILDPTTAVQASLVESHVDAATVRLVWRVSEPAGTVVAVERRTVATDWHPIAEITLLSDRILRIEDTQVTPGARYAYRLAIGTGGSRDYSSESWVDVPAAATTPTSIRLLPGRPNPSSVSFRIGHYAPRPGTYRITVLDVQGRVVRVLEEREMQTGWHDGTWDGRDGSGAEVGSGVYVLRIEGAGETAVQKLVLMR